The genome window ACGCGGAATTCGCTGTTGGGCGTGAACGGATCAGTTCCGTCGCGGTCATCGCGTGAGTCGTAATACCCTGCTTCAAGATTGGCGATGCCGCCGGCCAGCGCGCCGCGCGCACTGGCGCCGTACACGGACAGTTTCGGGAAGGTGTTTTGCATGGTGCTCAAATCATACCCCTGTGGCGTTTTCCAGAACCCATTATACCCGTATCCCGCGATTTCCCAACCCTGGAAATTCCGGTAGATGCGCAGGGCAATCTCGTCATCTTCAAACCAGTCGTCGGGCTTATCGGTTTGCAGGTCGGCGCCGGTCAGACCCGTTCCGCCCCAGTAGGAAAAGCGCTCGCCGTCGATAAAGCGGTCGGAATCGAAGCGCGGTATATAGGCGACATCAATGGTCGCGAAGGAGGGGAAAAAGCTCACGAACAGCGCGTCAGACGGCGCCTTGAGGTATTCCTCATCGCGTCCGGCAAAGAACGATTTCCAATCCTTGGAAAACAGATCGTTGATGAACAGCAGGTCGCCGGTTCCCCACGTCAGGATCTGGCGCCCGACCTTCACGTCCGCCCAGTACACCGGCGTAAAGAGCACATTCAGCTCGCGCAGGTCGATCGGCCCTTCGCCGGTTTCCAGATCAATATGATCGTGATTATTCGCCACGCCGTCGTAGAGAAAATCCGAGCGCGCCGTCAGCGTGAACAGATCGTGATACCAGATGCTGTTGAGCTGGAGGCGGGCTTCGCTCAAGGTTTCGTCATCAGAATTCGGATCACTCTGAATTCGGACGCCGTAGCGCGCATCCACGAACCCGTGAAGCTCCTGAGCGAAGCTCGGCGAAAGATGAAAGATGAAAGATGAAATCAGAAAAAGGGTTTTCAGTTTTTTCATGCTGCTGCTCCAGCTGTTTTTAATGGCCACAAAAAACACAAAAAGTCACAAGAATGGTCACTTCCCTATCGTGCGTTTTAATGCATCTAAACCAGGCGTTCTTGAGGCTAAGAATCCAGTTCTTTTCGGGTAGAGCACGAGGACTTTTCCAAACGCAGTTGGCTTGTTAGATTTAATGATTACGAAATGTGGATAGAAGAAACATAAGTCAATGATGTTATGGATATCACTCAACTTGAGTTCATCTGATTTAAAGAAGCCCTGCAGGTGAATCCCGTCAGGGGTGAGAGATACATGACAACTGCTTCTGCCCAACCATAAAAGCAGAAGGGCGCATAAACCAAATATTACAGACCCAATGGTAGTGATGACAATGTCGTCAGAATCTGAAAACCAGATGCCTACAGAGGCGATCAGAAAAAAGGTGCCGAGGAGGATGTCTAAAAACTTTCTGACAAATGTAGCTTTAGATGATATTCTTTTCATTTTTTTGGATAGTTTTCTTTTTGATTTTTTGTGTTTTTTGTGGCTAACACTCTCTACTTCGTTGCTTCTCTGGGAGGTCTTCTCAGGAAGCGTTCGGTGAAGATCATGTCTTTGAGGCCGATGTTGTATTGAACGCTGCTGAAGCTGTTGACGGTGTAGGTGCCGCGGGCGAGGTCGTCGACGCGCGACTCGGTGACGGTCGGGAAGCCCTGAATAGTTTCGATTTTCGTTGCTTCAACGCGGCGATAGAGCTTGCCGTTTTGGTCGAGGTATTCGGCTTTAACCGGCAGGAAGGTTTCTTTGTCGATCTGCACGGTATATTTGCTGAAGTCGACGGAGCCGGGATCCTTCGGAACGTTTTTGACGATGTACTGCGTGTCGGTTTCGTCGATCAGCTCATGTGTGTCTTCCCACAGCGCGCGGCCTGAAACATCCTCGTAGACAAAGTCGGAGCCGACAAAGCTGGTGCGTTTGTCGCCGGGCGCGATCGGCTTCACCAGATTGAGCGCGGGCAGGAATAGCCAGCGGCTGTCGTCTTTGCCCTGTTCAACTTCTTTCCAGACCATGAATACCTGGCGGCGCACATCGGCCGGTTCCTTGAAGTAGACATAAAACTTCTGGGTTCCGTTGCCGGTGTTGAGGCGCAGGATGCGGAACTCGCGTTCGCGTGTGCCGCCGCCGGCATCGGTGATCACCATTTTGACATCAGCTTGACCGTCAGATCCTGCATAATATGAAGCTTGGTTTGCTTTGTCGACGATCTCGTCGACGGTCAGAGCGAATGCGTTGATTGATACCAGAGTCAGTATTGCTGTGATCCACTTTTTCATTTCTGATCCTCCATTTTGATAGCCCAAATAATTTCACCGCGGATTACGCTGATGAAGACGGATTATAGGGAATAAGAATCCGTATAAATCCGCGTTATCAGCGGTTAATAACAATTAGTTTCATTCGTGTTCATTCGTGGTTTTCCTAAATAAGTATTTTTTCAATCCGGTTGCTAAGGCTGCCAATATAAATAACGTCGCCAGCCACGAGACGGCCATAATGGTGGCGAGGAAGAAGCCGACGGTGCGGTAGGGCGTGAGCGGCGCGAAGAGCAGCGGCGTGAAGCCGAGCGAGATGGTGATGGCGTTGCGGCTAATGGCCATGGCCGGTTCCTTGAACATTTCCTTGATGGCTTCCTGCCAGCTGCCGAATTTTTTCTGCAGCTCGCGAGCGCGCTCGAGGAAGTGGATGGCAAAGTCGACGCTCAGTCCCAGCGTGAGCGAGGAGAGGACGGCGACCGGCATGTCGTAGTCTTTGCCGACCCAGCCGAGCAGGCCGTAGATGAAGGTGATGGTGACGCTGAGCGGGATCATCGCCAGCAGGCCGAAGAGCGGCGAGCGGAACAGAACCATCATCATGATCAGCACAACGATGAAGCTGCTGCCGAGCGCGGAGAGCATGCCGGTGACCATGCGATCCTGCCAGACGACGTTGAGGTAGGTCAGTCCGGCCCACTCAACACTCATCGGAACCGGCGGCGGGTTGGCGGCGATCCAGTCGGCGGCTTCTTCTGTGACGGCGGACATATCGGTGTTGTCGCCACTGGTGAGCTGCACCCAGATATTGGCGTCCTGATAGTCGCGCGTGACGAGGTGGAACAGGCTGTCTTTTTTCTTCATGCCTTCGAGCTGGATGAAAACCTGTCCGCAGGCGGCGGCGGTGTCCGGTACGCTGTAGTTGGCATCGTTTTTCTGATCGATGGCATCTTTGAGGTCTGCCGGCACGCTGGACGGATCAATGTACTGCAGTTCATACGATGCTTTCTTGAGCGCGTCGACCGCGCTGCTGGTTTTTCCAATCTTTGGAAACGCTTCGAGGTGATCCTGCAGTTTTGCGATCCAGCGCAGCATGTCCGGCTGTTTCATCGGTGGCGCGGTGATTTCGGCTTTCTGTTCATAGAGGAAATCGACGAAAGAAAGCGCGGTGTATTCATCGGTAACTTCCAAAGCCGCTTCTCTCAAATCTTCACCGCTCAAACCTTCCAAGGAGGCTGAGCCTCCACCCTTAAGGGTTTCCAATGCTTGTGAAATAGCAGGCCTGTCGGTGCTACCGACTTCCAAGATTTGGAAAAAGACCGTGGTGTTTTCGAGCGCGGCGGGTTCCATGTAGTTAATGTCGTCGGCGAGTTTCATCCACGGGCCGCTGACGGCGTCGTCGATTTTCTGCGCCTCGTTGATGAGGGTGACGAAGCATTCGTCCGGGTTGCAGCTGGAGACGTTGCTGTATTTTGCGTGCTGCAGGTCGAGCAGGGCGGTGAACTGCCTGGTCTGCTCCGGCAGTTTTTCGGTAAAGCGCTCCTGGGCCGCGGCTCTCATCTTGACGAGGGCTTCTGTGCAGGTGCAGGCGTCCGAGGTTTTCGGGGTGAAGGTGAGGTAGGCGGTGTAGGTGCCGCCGAAGTGGTGGTTGAGCACCGCGTCGGCAACACGGATTCGATGGGTTTTCGTGAACCACTTAACCGGGTTGTCGTTGACCTGGATACGCTGGATTCCGATGGCGGAGATGATGACGACCAGACTGCTCAGCACCAGAATCAGTTTCCAATGGTTGTAAGAGAAGGTTCCGGTTTTTTCGAGCAGGCCGTCGAGCCCGCGGCGGGTGTGGTGCTCTTCTTTATCGGGAAGCGCATCGAGCATTTTTTTCGGGACGAAGAGCATGATGTAGGCGGGCACGAAGGTCATGGTGAGCACCCACGCCAGCGCGACCCCGAAGGCGACGTGCGCACCGAATACTTTGACCGGCGGGATCGGGGTGAAGATGAGCGAGGCGAATCCGGCGATGGTGGTGAGCGAGGTGTAGAGCATCGGCATGAAGAGGTGGCCGATGACGTGCTTGACCGTTTCTTTTTTGTCGCGGAAGCGGTGATAGGCGTCAAAGAATTCGCTGAGGATGTGGACCGAGTCGGCGACAGCGATCGGCATGAGGAAGATGGCGATCATGGAGCTCATGATGTGTACGTCGAAGCCGAGGCCGATTAAGAGACCCATGGTGCAGATGACGCTGACGATGGCGACGAGCATCGGCGCAATGATGAGAGAGAGCCGACGGAAGAAGAGCAGCAGGAGCAGGAAGATGACGAGTCCGGCCAACGGCGCAGAGCTGGCCATCTGGACGAGCATTTCGATGCCGAAGGTGTCCTGTGCGACCGGCTGGCCGGTAATGTAGACCTGGTCTTCGACAGGCCAGTCGGCGGTCAGTTTTTCGACGAGGTTGGCGACGTTGTAACTGTAGGTTTTTGCAACGATGGGAATGTAAAGCGCGACCGCTTTCCCGTCCTCGGAAACGAGCGTTCCTTTGTAGAGCGGGTTGTTCATGGCGTCGTCGCGGATGACCAGTGCCTCTTCGCGCGTTGTCGGCGGCTCTTCCATCAGGTACTCGATTTTGAGCGAACCCTGATCCGCCTGTTTGATGTTATCGACCACCGGCGGGCTGATCAGTTCCGGTTTGATGATGGCGCTGTTGCCGTCTTCGTCGAACAGGTGGTTCACGTCGTGGCGGAATACCTTTTCGAGAATCCGTTTGCCTGCGCTTGCGGGCTGAAGATCGGGAACGAAGGTTTCCGGTACGGTGATCTCGGGCAGACCGTCGGCGTTCTGCCGCAGGCTGAGCAGCTGTTTGGTGAGTGTGTGGATGCGACCGAGCGTTTCGACGTTGAAGACGCCGTCCGGGTTGTTGGTGTTGACGATTCCGGCGATAACGAAATCGTAGAGTGCGTACTTTTCTTTGGTGCGGTTATGAAAGACCCGGACCGGTTCGTCAGGGGAGAGCATGTTTTCGGGGTCGTTGTCGAACTGGACCTTCGGGAACTGCTCGGTGCCGAAGATGACTGCGGCCAGTACCAGCAGAACGACGATCCAAGGGAAACGGAGGCTGAAGTGTGTCAGTTTTAGTTTCATGATATGTTCCTCAAAAAATTAACCGCGAAAGAACGCAGAGATCGCAAAGAAAAGAACCGGGATTAATCCTGCAGCCTGAGAGACGGTTTTTTTACTTTTTGCGAATTTCTTAATTTCAAATTTATAGGATCCGAAATTGATCAGGAGCCCATGCTCTTTGCCGGCACCTTTGAGGTAATGGATGAGTTGTGCCTGATGTTCTGCTGTTATTGTCTTACAGGCTTTGAGTTCCACGATGAGTTCATCTTCAATAAACAAATCGGCGTAGTATTCTCCGATTTCGGTGCCGTCTTCGTCGTAGATGAGTAAGCGGTGCTGCTGTTTTACATCCAATCCGGTTTTACGGAGACGGTGAGACAGAGCGTTCTCATAAACCTTTTCCAGGTATCCATTTCCGTGATATTCATGAACTGCGTAGGCGGTTTCTTGAACCTGATCACAAAGGGCAATGATTTGGTCTGTGTTCATTGTTTTTCCTTTTGCGTTCCTTGCGTTCTTTTGTGGTTACAGATTCTCAAAATCCTCTTTTGTGCAGTGGGTGCAGATGCAGTTCAAAATGGAGAGGGGGCGGGGATCGGAAATGGAATACCACATTTCCTTGCCGCGGCGTTCGCCGGCAAGCAGTCCGACACGCCGCATCTGATTGAGATGCTGAGAGACGACGGCCTGCGGAAATCCTGTTTCTTTGATCAGCGCATGCACGGGCACCTCCTGTTCCCGTTCGAGAATCTCAATGATACGCAGTCGTTGCGGATGTGCGAGCATTTTCAAAGTCTGTGCTGCACGTTCCAGTGCTTCAACGGTCAGCCGTCCTTCGCGAATACATGAGTGGGTCGTTTTCATAACGAAAACATATTAAAAAATTAAAATATGTCAATATCATGGTTTCCTGGATGATGTGCCGCGCGGACTTTCAATCTTCTGCCGAATTCGGAACACTGTTGTGATGAAGGCATTTTTGAACAGACATGATCTGATTTTAATGGAGGCCGCCGTCGTTGAGCGGCTGAGACGATGTAGCGGAGTGTCATTGCATTCGACACTGGTGAATGCGCCTTTAATTTATGATGAAGAGGGTTGCGCGGCCCTGTCTTCGATTTATCGGGAATATATGCAGGTCGCAGAAGAGACCGGAATCCCACTGATTCTCTGTACTCCGACCTGGAGGGCGAACCGCGAGCGGGTGGATGCGTCCGGAGTGAAGGGGTCCATTAATACCGATGCGGTGCAGTTTATGCGGTCTCTGAACAGTGGGCGAACAGATGTTCGCATTGGAGGAATGCTCGGTTGCCGCAATGACTGCTATAAGCCGGAGGAGGGATTATCTTCTACAGAGGCAGAAGCATTTCATGCGTGGCAGATCAATCAGCTGGCCGACGCGGGGGTCGATTTTCTGCTGGCAGAAACCCTGCCGTTTGTTGAAGAAGCAGAGGGCATTGCCAAGGCGGTGGCTGCGACCGACGTGCCGTATGTGATCAGTTTTGTAATTTCACGCGATGGGCATGTTCTGGACGGAACTCCACTGCTGGATGCAGTTCGTCGAGTGGATGCTGCTGTAGACCGTAAACCGATGGGATTTATGGTCAACTGTGCCTATCCGACCTTTCTGTGCGTTGATGATCAGCCGCCGGAGCTCTTTGACCGACTGATCGGTTATCAGGCAAATGCTTCCTCGCTGGACCACTGCGATCTGGATAATGCGGATCAGCTGCAGTCTGAATCGGTTGAAGAGTGGGCCGCGGAAATGCGCCGTCTCAACCGGGCGTTCGGCATGAAAATTCTCGGGGGATGCTGCGGAACGACGGCCGATCATTTGCGGGCGATGCTGAGCTCCTGATGTTTCCAAACCTTGGAAAATCAGGATGCAGAAGAGTCGTTTGATTTGGTTCGGATCAGGCAGGTGAACGGAATGGCGCCGAGGCCGATAGCGGCGGAAAGCTGGTAAGTGGTGACGAATCCAAAGCGGTCGGCGAAGATGCCGACGAGCAGGGCAACGATGGAGCCGGCGAAAAAGTTGAGCGTCATGAAGACCCCGTTTGCGAAGGAGGGCCGGTCGGTTTCCAGATCGTGAATCATGGCCATGAACACGGGCGTGTTGGCGAAAAGAACCAGTCCCATCAGCGCGATCAGCACCCACTGCCACGGCGCAGAGGCAATGGTGAACAGTCCCATCAGGACCGGACTGAGAACGGCCACGGCAATGAGGATGGCTTTGCGCCCGATTCTGTCGGACCAGGTTCCGGCCAGCAGGGCGCCTGCCGCGCCGGTCAGTTCCATGAGGGCCAGAGCGACGGCTGCGGTTTTAATGGAGCTTCCGGTTGAGACCATGTAGGCGGGTAGAAACGTGGAGAGCGCGGTTTTGGAGAAAGCGCGCAGGAGCATAACCGGAGTGATGCTTGCAAAGAAGGGAGTGATTTCCCGGACGGTTTGTCCGAGAGGGGCTTTTTCGGTTTTTTGCTGGTGCTGAATATGCCGCTTATCGATTTTACGCAGGTTCAGGAACAGAACCAGCGATGCGACCAGTCCGAACGGGATCAGCCGCCAGATTCCTTCCAGTCCCCACCAGGAGACGGCGGCGGTGACGAGCAGCGGCCCCAAGGTGCGGGCCATTTCCCCGCCGAACATAAAAAAGCTCATACCGCGCCCAATTTTATCGCCGGAGACCTGCCGCATGAGAACCGGCGCGGTGACATGGAACACGGCGGCACTGATGCCGAAAACGAAAAAGAGAATACCGAGAGCGGCTACGGAGGGAGCGATCCCCAGCAGGCACATGCAGGTGATGGTGACGACCGGTGCGGCAACAATGGCCGAGCGGATTACCAGCCGGTCGGCCATTAAACCGATCAGTGGATTGAGCAGGGCCGGGATACGCTGAATAACCGTAAGCAGTCCTGCGATCGCATAGTTGAACCCGAGTTTTTGAGTCAGCAGCGGAATCAGCGGGGCGAAAAACGATGCAAATACATCGTGCAGCAGGTGTGCGGCGGCAATGGACAGCACATTTCCGGTTTTAAACTGCTTTTTCATGATGAATAAAAAGGAGGTTTGGACACGGGTATCCAAACCTCCGCTTTCTCAGTCATCCACTCCTCTTAATGGTCGCAGGCGTTGGCGCCGGAAACGAGCGTTCCGTTCATCCAGGCGGTGACCAGTTCTTCAGACGGAGCAGACGGAGCGCCGACGACGACCTGAATGTCGTTCTGCACAAAGATCTGCTGGGCGCGCTGACCCATACCGCCGGCAATAATCATGTTGGCACCCTGTTCATGGAGCCATGCGGGAATAACGCCGGGTTCGTGCGGCGGCGGGGTCATTGCCTCACAATCGGTGATGGTTTTTGTTTCGGGATCGACGGTGAGAATTTCAAACTGCTGGCAGTGCCCGAAATGCATGCACAGTTTTCCTTCAGCGGTAGGGATTGCGATTTTCATTTTCTTCTCCTGACTTGTGCGAGGAACCATTCGGGTTCCTGGCGTTCTTTAAAGTTTGTGTAGAGCCGTTCAGCGATTTCTTTAATTTTCGGTGTTGTAAAGATGCGGGCGTGGCTGGTGCATACCTTGATGCAGGCGGCGCACCAGATGCATTTTGAGTCGTCGGTCTGCGGGCCGTCTTCAGTCATTGTGATGGCGTTGGTTGGGCAGAAGGTTTCGCACAGGCCGCACTTGATGCAGTTGTTGTTGGATCCGGTTGCCGCGACACCGGGCGGGTTCATTGTTTCTTTCACATACGGCGTGCTGCCGGGGACGGACGGCGTTGCGAACGGTCCGCCGCCAGCGAGCTTTTTCTGAACGAGTACGGCGAATTCCGCAGCTTTTTCCAGGTCGGCGGCGTCGGGGCGGCCGACCGCAATCGGAAACTCTTTCCGTGTGAAGGAGTGCTCTCCGATGAAGGTGGCGGCGGCGGCGACCTCAAAACCCTGTTCAGTGCAGAGCTGGGTCAGCTCGAGCAGGGCGTCGTCCACTTTGGCATTACCGTAGACAGCGATGGCGACGGCTTTGGCTCCGTTTCCCTGAACGGCTTTAACGCGCTCAGTGGCGACGCCGGGCAGGCGTCCGCTGTAGATCGGCATGACGATCACGACGACATCGTCCGGACCGAATGTTTTTTCGATTGCGGCCTTTGTGATGTCGAATGATTCCCCTGCTTCGACGTTCAGGTTTTCCTGAACCGCCTTGGCAACGGTTGCCCCGGTCTGGGTCGGTGAAAAGAAAAGGGTATGCGCTTTCATGAACTTAATCCTCCCACTCTTTGTCTTCGATGGCAATCAGGCAGTCGGCTCCGGTCCAGACCAGCTCGCAGTCCGGAACAACCATAACGGGCGCCTGCCGGATCTGGCGGTGGTCAAGGCCGCGTTGAGTCAGTTCGTCAATCAGGTCCTGCATGTGTTCTTCAGCAGACAGGATTTCGTGTTTGAATTCTTTCAGCGCGGCTTTGACCTGTTCGCAGATCGGGCAGTTGCGGCTGGTGTAGAGTTTAATCGGTTTCATTAGTTTCTTTCGTTTAGAGTGATAACGGTTCCGGCCGGGCAGGGCCTGACCTTTCCTGGAAATTCGCGCCAGAGTTGTGCGGCGGCATCAAAACCGGTGCAGTGACACGGGAAAATGCAGCGGATCTTCAGCTTGCGAAGCGCTTTGATCGTCTTATTCATTCGGTTCGCAGACGCACTGTGCAGGTGCATGCCGCCGATGACGGTGTGGATCGGGCGATTTTCGGTCAGGCTCCGAATGTACTGGAGTGTATTAATCACGCCGGAATGAGCGCAGCCCAGAATCACAGTGGTTCCGTTTTCGCTTTCAACGAATGCGGCCTGGTCATCCGGAAGAGTATCCGGTTCGGTGCCGGCAACATTACAGAAAAACGGTCCGCCGGTATTTTCAAAATCGGTCGTGCGCGGAACCGGGCCGGTCAGGCGCAGTCCGCCGGGCAGTTCGACCGGTGCTTCGGTGCGGACCCAGTCCGCCTGCTGAAGCAGTGCGTTCCGGTCTGCCTCAGGCATCGCGACGGAACGGCTCTCCATTTGTCTGTAGCAGACAAATTTTGATTCGATGACTGCGGGATGGGCGTAAACTTTCGGGTGTTCCATCATAGCCAGCGCCGTATGAAGTCCGCCGGTATGGTCGTAATGACCGTGGCTCAGCACCACGGTTTTTACATCGGCAAGACTCAGGCCCAGTTTTTCGAGGTTGTGTTTCAGCACGAAGCCCTGGCCGGTGTCGAACAGAATCTTTTCACCACCGGTTTCGATCAGAAACGCGAGGCCGTGCTCGGCGAGGATGCCGAGCTTGCCTGCGGTGTTTTCCGCCAGAACGGTGATCCGGAGATTGTTCATCAGGCCTCCTGTTTTGCGGTCGGACATGAACTGCTGCTTGAGCAGCTGCTGCAGCCGCTGTCACATGTGGCGGGTTCTTTTCCGGGCAGCAGTTGCAGCGCTGTATCAATCTGTTCGACCGCTTTTTCAAAAGCGACTGCAGTGGCGGACTCGCCGTGGTGCTCCAGAAAACTGCGGCCTTCGTCGCCGCAAAGGCCGATGGCGGGATCGATGGGAATCCGTCCGAGAAATGCTTCGTTGAATTTTTCGGCGGTTTTGCGTCCGCCGTCTTTTCCGAACAGATGAACTTCTTCGCCGCACTTCGGGCAGACGAATCCGCTCATGTTTTCAAGGATTCCAAGGATTGGAAGATTGAGTTTGCGGCAGAACTGAATGGACTTGCGCACATCGGCGGCTGCGATTTCCTGAGGTGTGGTGACCACCACGCCGCCATCGGGAGAGTTGATCAGCTGGCAGACGGAAAGCGGTTCGTCACCGGTGCCGGGCGGGCAGTCGATAATCAGATAGTCGAGACGGCCCC of Tichowtungia aerotolerans contains these proteins:
- a CDS encoding GxxExxY protein: MNTDQIIALCDQVQETAYAVHEYHGNGYLEKVYENALSHRLRKTGLDVKQQHRLLIYDEDGTEIGEYYADLFIEDELIVELKACKTITAEHQAQLIHYLKGAGKEHGLLINFGSYKFEIKKFAKSKKTVSQAAGLIPVLFFAISAFFRG
- a CDS encoding efflux RND transporter permease subunit, which translates into the protein MKLKLTHFSLRFPWIVVLLVLAAVIFGTEQFPKVQFDNDPENMLSPDEPVRVFHNRTKEKYALYDFVIAGIVNTNNPDGVFNVETLGRIHTLTKQLLSLRQNADGLPEITVPETFVPDLQPASAGKRILEKVFRHDVNHLFDEDGNSAIIKPELISPPVVDNIKQADQGSLKIEYLMEEPPTTREEALVIRDDAMNNPLYKGTLVSEDGKAVALYIPIVAKTYSYNVANLVEKLTADWPVEDQVYITGQPVAQDTFGIEMLVQMASSAPLAGLVIFLLLLLFFRRLSLIIAPMLVAIVSVICTMGLLIGLGFDVHIMSSMIAIFLMPIAVADSVHILSEFFDAYHRFRDKKETVKHVIGHLFMPMLYTSLTTIAGFASLIFTPIPPVKVFGAHVAFGVALAWVLTMTFVPAYIMLFVPKKMLDALPDKEEHHTRRGLDGLLEKTGTFSYNHWKLILVLSSLVVIISAIGIQRIQVNDNPVKWFTKTHRIRVADAVLNHHFGGTYTAYLTFTPKTSDACTCTEALVKMRAAAQERFTEKLPEQTRQFTALLDLQHAKYSNVSSCNPDECFVTLINEAQKIDDAVSGPWMKLADDINYMEPAALENTTVFFQILEVGSTDRPAISQALETLKGGGSASLEGLSGEDLREAALEVTDEYTALSFVDFLYEQKAEITAPPMKQPDMLRWIAKLQDHLEAFPKIGKTSSAVDALKKASYELQYIDPSSVPADLKDAIDQKNDANYSVPDTAAACGQVFIQLEGMKKKDSLFHLVTRDYQDANIWVQLTSGDNTDMSAVTEEAADWIAANPPPVPMSVEWAGLTYLNVVWQDRMVTGMLSALGSSFIVVLIMMMVLFRSPLFGLLAMIPLSVTITFIYGLLGWVGKDYDMPVAVLSSLTLGLSVDFAIHFLERARELQKKFGSWQEAIKEMFKEPAMAISRNAITISLGFTPLLFAPLTPYRTVGFFLATIMAVSWLATLFILAALATGLKKYLFRKTTNEHE
- a CDS encoding 4Fe-4S binding protein, which gives rise to MKAHTLFFSPTQTGATVAKAVQENLNVEAGESFDITKAAIEKTFGPDDVVVIVMPIYSGRLPGVATERVKAVQGNGAKAVAIAVYGNAKVDDALLELTQLCTEQGFEVAAAATFIGEHSFTRKEFPIAVGRPDAADLEKAAEFAVLVQKKLAGGGPFATPSVPGSTPYVKETMNPPGVAATGSNNNCIKCGLCETFCPTNAITMTEDGPQTDDSKCIWCAACIKVCTSHARIFTTPKIKEIAERLYTNFKERQEPEWFLAQVRRRK
- a CDS encoding ArsR/SmtB family transcription factor, which translates into the protein MKTTHSCIREGRLTVEALERAAQTLKMLAHPQRLRIIEILEREQEVPVHALIKETGFPQAVVSQHLNQMRRVGLLAGERRGKEMWYSISDPRPLSILNCICTHCTKEDFENL
- a CDS encoding glutaredoxin domain-containing protein, coding for MKPIKLYTSRNCPICEQVKAALKEFKHEILSAEEHMQDLIDELTQRGLDHRQIRQAPVMVVPDCELVWTGADCLIAIEDKEWED
- a CDS encoding MBL fold metallo-hydrolase, whose product is MNNLRITVLAENTAGKLGILAEHGLAFLIETGGEKILFDTGQGFVLKHNLEKLGLSLADVKTVVLSHGHYDHTGGLHTALAMMEHPKVYAHPAVIESKFVCYRQMESRSVAMPEADRNALLQQADWVRTEAPVELPGGLRLTGPVPRTTDFENTGGPFFCNVAGTEPDTLPDDQAAFVESENGTTVILGCAHSGVINTLQYIRSLTENRPIHTVIGGMHLHSASANRMNKTIKALRKLKIRCIFPCHCTGFDAAAQLWREFPGKVRPCPAGTVITLNERN
- a CDS encoding NifB/NifX family molybdenum-iron cluster-binding protein, which codes for MKIAIPTAEGKLCMHFGHCQQFEILTVDPETKTITDCEAMTPPPHEPGVIPAWLHEQGANMIIAGGMGQRAQQIFVQNDIQVVVGAPSAPSEELVTAWMNGTLVSGANACDH
- a CDS encoding Mrp/NBP35 family ATP-binding protein; the protein is MSEHEVNEPSAVQLRMSAIKHKIVVLSGKGGVGKSTVSANLAMSLAAKGFSVGLLDADIHGPSVPTLFNLVGQTATQTNDAINPVTANGIKLMSAGFMIAHPDQAIIVRGPAKNGILEQMLGQVNWGRLDYLIIDCPPGTGDEPLSVCQLINSPDGGVVVTTPQEIAAADVRKSIQFCRKLNLPILGILENMSGFVCPKCGEEVHLFGKDGGRKTAEKFNEAFLGRIPIDPAIGLCGDEGRSFLEHHGESATAVAFEKAVEQIDTALQLLPGKEPATCDSGCSSCSSSSSCPTAKQEA
- a CDS encoding homocysteine S-methyltransferase family protein encodes the protein MNRHDLILMEAAVVERLRRCSGVSLHSTLVNAPLIYDEEGCAALSSIYREYMQVAEETGIPLILCTPTWRANRERVDASGVKGSINTDAVQFMRSLNSGRTDVRIGGMLGCRNDCYKPEEGLSSTEAEAFHAWQINQLADAGVDFLLAETLPFVEEAEGIAKAVAATDVPYVISFVISRDGHVLDGTPLLDAVRRVDAAVDRKPMGFMVNCAYPTFLCVDDQPPELFDRLIGYQANASSLDHCDLDNADQLQSESVEEWAAEMRRLNRAFGMKILGGCCGTTADHLRAMLSS
- a CDS encoding outer membrane lipoprotein-sorting protein, which produces MKKWITAILTLVSINAFALTVDEIVDKANQASYYAGSDGQADVKMVITDAGGGTREREFRILRLNTGNGTQKFYVYFKEPADVRRQVFMVWKEVEQGKDDSRWLFLPALNLVKPIAPGDKRTSFVGSDFVYEDVSGRALWEDTHELIDETDTQYIVKNVPKDPGSVDFSKYTVQIDKETFLPVKAEYLDQNGKLYRRVEATKIETIQGFPTVTESRVDDLARGTYTVNSFSSVQYNIGLKDMIFTERFLRRPPREATK
- a CDS encoding MFS transporter, with product MKKQFKTGNVLSIAAAHLLHDVFASFFAPLIPLLTQKLGFNYAIAGLLTVIQRIPALLNPLIGLMADRLVIRSAIVAAPVVTITCMCLLGIAPSVAALGILFFVFGISAAVFHVTAPVLMRQVSGDKIGRGMSFFMFGGEMARTLGPLLVTAAVSWWGLEGIWRLIPFGLVASLVLFLNLRKIDKRHIQHQQKTEKAPLGQTVREITPFFASITPVMLLRAFSKTALSTFLPAYMVSTGSSIKTAAVALALMELTGAAGALLAGTWSDRIGRKAILIAVAVLSPVLMGLFTIASAPWQWVLIALMGLVLFANTPVFMAMIHDLETDRPSFANGVFMTLNFFAGSIVALLVGIFADRFGFVTTYQLSAAIGLGAIPFTCLIRTKSNDSSAS